From Mucilaginibacter gotjawali:
AGATCATGTTTCATTGGTTGACCTGCTTTCACGGCTGGGTTACCAGCCTCACAGAAAATCAGGACAGGAACATATTTATTGGAGTATGCTCCGGGATTCCGATACCACCCCCTCCTTTTCTGTCAACGACAAATTAGGCTGCTGGTACGATCACGGTGAAGGCAAAGGCGGTAACATCATCGATTTTGGCTTGCTGTATTGGAAAGGTTCCTCTTTTCAGGAAGTGCTGGAAAAAATCAGCAATATTATGGGCGCTGCCCTTCCGGTCCAATCAAATACGGACAAGGCAAAGCGTAAACGCTCTGCGATCAAAGAACCGCATTACAAGGTTTTAGAAGTAAAAGACCTAGGCCTTAACACGGCTATAACCAATTACCTGCAGAGCCGGGGTATCTGGCTCAAAGCACAGGGCAGACTCAAAGAAGTCTATTATTATGTGGAGGATGACAAAAGGAACCGTAAGCATTTCTTTGGAGCGGGCTGGCAAAACGAATTGGGCGCCTGGGAAGTCCGGAGTGTCAACTTCAAGGGCTGCCTTGGCCACAAAGCCATCAGTTTTATTCCGGGCAATCCTGACAAGCTTGCCGTCTTTGAAGGTTTTATCAATTACCTGAGCTGGCTATCAGAGAACACGTTCGCTGATGAAAGTGTACTGGTTTTAAATTCAATAGCCCTTATTCAGTCAGGCATCAGGAAAGCAAAGGATTTCAATGACATATCCTTGTATTTTGATAATGATACAACCGGACGGAAAGCTACTGTTACTTTTCAGCAAGCACTCAGACAATCTGTGGATTGTTCACCGGTATATGAAGGGCATAATGATTATAACGACAAGCTCATCGCCGGATTGAATGGCAATCATTTTTCAAGGTGAGATTCCTTTCAAATCACGCGTAAGGTAACTGGTTATCTTTTGGTTTTTATCCTTGCAAGATGTGCTCTTGTCCGACAAAAACTCCTTCGTCGTAATTTGTCAGCCAATCGCAATCTTGCCCCGGACGTCCCGCTCCGTTCAATCGTCGTTACGCCGGTCCCCGGCTATACTCCTCATTCACTCCGCAGGACAACCGGGGAATATCGGGAACTCGCAACTCGTTCCCTCTTTTTCAGATAGATGTATGCAAACAGGCAGGCCCAAAAAGACAGCCGATAAACGGACAAAGAAGGTAGACGCAAGGTTTACAGAGGACGAATTTAAACTGGTAATTGAGTTAGAAAAGACGCTGGGTGTCCGCAGGACTGATCTGGTACGGAACCGGTTGTTGCAGGATGCCTCGCTCACCATTGTCAACGCGAAGGAATTGATTGGCCTGCTTGACGGAATTGGTTCAGAAATGGGAAGGTGTGGCAATAACATCAACCAACTGGCGCGATACGCCAATATCCTGAATAAAAACGGCAGGCTATCGCCGGTAGTAATGGAGCGGTTTAACCTGCTGTTTGATATATATATTCAAAACCAGAAGGCTTTGGAAATAGCGCTGAGAAAGATCATTCGCTTATTGGGAAGGTAAATGGTTTAGAACCCGGAACTGGTTCGCAGGGAACTGGTTAATCATTAATCCGTTCGCAGCGAACTGGATAAAATTAAGCAGGTTCTGAAAGAACGGGTTAAAAAATAACCTGATTGGTTTTCGCAGAGAACGGGTTCGCTGGGAGCGCGTTCTTCAGGAGCAGAAGGTTAGCGAACTGGTTTTTTAGCAGCGCGTTCGGAATGAACGAGTTTTTAATGAACACGTTCGTTTATAACAGGTTCGTTGTGAGCTGGATTTTTAGAACCAGTTCCCGTTGAGCCTGCTCCTCATTAACCTTTTCTTATTTCACTGCCTATGATTGTTCGTATAATGCCGTCTGCAAAAGAATTTAAAGCAGTCAGCTATAACACCAACAAAATTGACAAGGATAAAGGCGAGTTGATGAAGGTGGCGAACTTCGGGCCCTTACAGGGTTTGCAGCAGTTGCGCCCGGAAGATTACCGGAATTACCTGAAAATGGTTTCCGCAACCAACAAGCATGTAAAGCTGCCGCAGTTTCACGCAGCGATTTCAGCCAAAGGAAAGGAATATACCAAAGATGAGTTAACCGCTATTGCCGTACAATGGCTTGGAAAAATGGGTTATGGCGAACAGCCATATCTGCTCGTTTACCATAAGGATACGAAGAATAACCATATCCACATGGTGACCACGAGAGTCGGCAAGGATGGCAAAAAGATCAGTGACAGTTTTGAAAAGGTCAGGGCAGTTAAGCAACTAAATGTTGTATTAGGCATCGATGAAAAGCATGATGCCAAATCTGATATAGCAAAAGCGCTGACCTACCAAGTCGGCACCAAAGCACAATTTATGATGGTGCTGGAAAGCCTGGGCTATACACTGAAGCAGCAGGACGGAAAATTAGCCGTTATCAAATTTGGCAAGCAACAGGATGAAATTGACCAGCCCCTTATCGAAGAAAGGTTAAAAAATTACACCCCGGACACGGACAGGAAGGTTCAGTTAAAGGCCTTATTCCATAAATATGCAGCCGGTTATGATACTACCCTGATCAAAAAATATGGCAAGTACACTTCCGGATTTGCGGCCTTTCTGAAGGAAAAACTTGGTATCGATCTCATTTTTCATGCTTCAGGCGATAAACCGCCATACGGTTATACGGTCGTTGATCATGCAGGAAAAACCGTATTCAAGGGTGGCGAAATTATGTCCCTGAAAGAATTATTAGCACTGCAAAAAGATGATCGCTTTGAAGCGGAGACTGTGGTTGCTGCACACCGAAAACAAGCAGACAGTGCGCACGGGGAGGAACAACGTGATTATTATGCGGCAATATTAAAAGCCGCCTTGTATAATTATCCCGATTTCATTCAGGGGCTTTACCACCAGGGCCTGACGCTTACCCGGCAAGGCGAAGATTTCTATTTAGGTGATCCGGGAACCGGCGTGTATATGGATACAGCGGATCTACTGGAGGAAAAAGATTTCGGTCACATGGCCGAGCAGTTCAGCCAATACACTGAAATGCAGGAAGAGATCAACCGTCAGCATATTTATATCCCCGAACCCTATATCGCCCCCGACATTGACGACGAGGCCATCCATGGCAGGAACCGCAGAAGAAAGAAAAAAGCAAGAACTAACCACCGCTAACATTAATTTTTTAAATCATGGTCATTATTGTAGGCAACCAGAAAGGCGGGGCCGGAAAAAGCACGCTCACACTTTTGCTGGCCAATTATCTAACCCGGTCGAAGGACTGTAAGGTTACCGTTTTAGACATGGATTACCAGCAGTCCATTTCACAGAAGTTTGAAAAAGCCAAGATCCTTGAAAACGCCGAACCCTATGAGGTGCTGGCTTATAGCCTCGCTGACTTTCCCGAAATGGAGGATACCATCAAAAGCAGTCCGAAGGATATCGTACTGATCGACCTGCCGGGCAAACTGGATGACGACGGCCTGATCCGGGTGTTTAAAGCAGCCGATATAGCGGTGTGCCCATTTTCTTATGACGAGTTCAGCTTTGAGTCCACGGTGCCTTTTGCACTGGTGCTGAAAAAGATCAACCCGGATGTACAGGTGCTGTTCGTACCGAACCGTATCAAAGCAAATGTCAAATATGAGATCAAAACGGAAGTGAACGAACAGCTTAACCAGATCGGGATTGTTACTGCGGTCATTCCTGACCGGATCGATTTCCAGCGGGCCAACACTTTCCAGACACCCCTGGCGGTGCATGCGGCCATTGTGCCGGTATTCAGCCACATCTTTCAAGATTATATCGAACCCCATTTATGAATGAAATCAAAACCCTGGCGGACCAGCTAAGAAGCAGGATGGCCAAACCGGACACCCCGGAAAAGCCAGCGGCGGCACCAAAGAAAAAGCAACAAAACCCCATACGATTCCGGCCATCATCGACCAGCTTCGCGCCTATGATATTACCGGTCATAAAACACTGGTGCATGGACGCTTCGATGTACAGACTGCACAATTGCTGCACCACCTGAAAATGGCGACGGGCATCGAGGTGACGCGGGTGCTTTGCTATGCAGTGAAGCAGCTGTTGGAAAAACACCCGGAAATTAAAACAGTGATTAAAGAACACTTAGACAAATTCGAGCTATGAACTGGAAACTTTTTAACGACAAAAATGCCACTGAACGCCAGGCAATATTGGAAAAGATTATGGCCTTCGATGAAAAAGAACAAAAGGCTACGGTGCATGCGCGACTGGACAAGAAAACAGCCATGTTGCTGAAACAGCTGAAACTGGCCACAGGCGTCGACATCCAGCAGGTGATCGCCTACGCAGTTAGCGAACTGATCCGGCAGCACCCGGAACTGAAAATCATCATCAAAAACTTCCTCAAAAAATTGAACGAATGAACTGGATACACTTTTTACTATGGGTGGCCGGGATATACTCCGTGTATTACCTGTCCGTAATTCTGATTGACCTTGCCGGGAGCAGGCGCATCCCGGCAGAGCAGCAGCATAACCAGGAGCTGACGTTTTCAGAAACCGTCACCCCAACAAAACTACAGCATGATCCTGTTGCAGGAGACAGGACAAACAGTAAGCCCCGGCCGGAAGCACCTGCCAAACGGAAAACCGGGCCGGAAGTGATTGGTTCCGGCGGTGTCGGCTTTAACGAGCTATTCCGCCTGGCCAAACAGGAGGCTATCATCTACACACAATCCGTAAGCTTTTAACGATGAGGAGATTTCTAATATCCGGTTGCTGTTGCCTGCTGGCATTGAGGGCAAGCGCCCAACCCGGAATAGATGAAATGCAGCAAGCGCAGCAGCAACTGGCTTCGTCATTCTTTTCAGCAATGGATTTTGCTTTGGTTCTGGCGGGCCTTTTCGGCATTATCGGCGCGGTGCGCATTTACCATAACTGGCAGTTGGGCCATCCGCGTATTGACGAAGCGGTTGCCGCATGGTTTTTTGCTGCTGTGTTCATGGTGATGGCAGGCGCTTTCCTGCGGGCAGTATTCGGCATCTGATCCGCTATTTAATACCCAAATAACCCTGGCGGTTTTCCCGATAAAAACCGGGAGGCCGCCTTTTTATTTCAAAACAAATTAATACCTCTTTAAATGAATAAATTAAAAACAATGTGGGCCACAGCCGTTGTGCTGGCCCTGGGCACGGCATCCGCCTTTGCCCAAAACGGTGTCACCGGCATCAATTCGGCCACCACCTCCCTGAAAACCTATGTGGGCCCGGTAACAAATGTCGTACTGGTCATCGGCGGTATTGTGGGCATCGTCGGTGCGATTCGGGTGTACTCCAAGTGGAATTCCGGAGACCAGGATATCAATAAGGAATTGATGGGCTGGGGAGGCTCTTGCGTATTCCTGGTGGTTTCCGCAGTCGTGATCAAGGCATTTTTCGGATTGACCTGATGGCAAGGCGCTATGCAATATACAAGGGGCTTCAAAAACCCCTTGTTTACCGCGGCTTCAAAGGGAAATTTATCTTTTGGGGCGTAGGCGCACTGCTCGCCGGGCTGGTCCTGGGAGGCCTGACGATTGCGCTGATCAATATGTGGCTCGGCGCTTTAGTGCTGGTCGGCTGCATTGTAGGGGGGCTGCTGTATATCGCGAACAAACAAAAAAATGGCCTGCATAGCAAATCAGGCGACAAAGCCATCTATATCCATCCATCCAGCTTAAAAAAAATCAATCGTCATGGCAAAACAAGTATTTAAATTACCCTATGCAGGCATTGACGACGGGCTACTGATTGGCTCCGGCGGCGAATTTTCCATCGTTATTCAAATGGTGAATCCGGTCATCCGTTATTCGGCTTCCGCTCCGGCGTATGATGAGTTTCACCAACTGATGATCAATATTGTCAAGATATTGGGCGACGGCTACCTATTACAAAAGCAGGACGTGATCAGCAGGGGTATTTACCCTGCAAAACAGGCGGATGAATACCTGCAGCAAAAATACAATGATCACTTTGCCGGCCGCAGGTTCCTGAAGGTGGACACCTATCTTACGATCACCAGGCAGGTAAAAAAGGGCGCGTTTTATGTCTATGAGGCTAAAGCCCTGCGGGATTTCCGGCAGGCTGTCGGCAAGGTCATGGATGTGCTCACCGCTGGCAAAACTTCACCGAAACTGCTGGATGAGAAAGGCATCAACCTGTTGGTCATGCAGATCCTCGCAATGGAGTTCGGCGGACCCGTTTCATTAAACAATATCAACCCCACAGAAACAGAACTGAAGATGGGCCCGCGTTCGGTACGCAATATCAGCCTGATCAATATCGATAATATCGACCTCCCCCTGGAAGTGAGCAGCCATATCGAGCTGAACGAAAAAGATACGCTGCGGGGATTCCCGGTGGACTTTCTTTCTTTTCTGTTCAGGGTGCCCGAATTTGAGACGATCCTTTTCAACCAGGTCATTGAAATACCCAGCCAGACGATGACACTGCGCAAGCTGGAGCAAAAGAAAAAACGGCATTCCGGCATTCCCGACCCGGCCAATCAGATCTGCGTTTCAGATATTGATCTGTTATTGAATGACGTGGCCAGGGAAAACCAACTGCTGGTCAACTGCC
This genomic window contains:
- a CDS encoding toprim domain-containing protein, which encodes MNANINARDIKDHVSLVDLLSRLGYQPHRKSGQEHIYWSMLRDSDTTPSFSVNDKLGCWYDHGEGKGGNIIDFGLLYWKGSSFQEVLEKISNIMGAALPVQSNTDKAKRKRSAIKEPHYKVLEVKDLGLNTAITNYLQSRGIWLKAQGRLKEVYYYVEDDKRNRKHFFGAGWQNELGAWEVRSVNFKGCLGHKAISFIPGNPDKLAVFEGFINYLSWLSENTFADESVLVLNSIALIQSGIRKAKDFNDISLYFDNDTTGRKATVTFQQALRQSVDCSPVYEGHNDYNDKLIAGLNGNHFSR
- a CDS encoding plasmid mobilization protein encodes the protein MQTGRPKKTADKRTKKVDARFTEDEFKLVIELEKTLGVRRTDLVRNRLLQDASLTIVNAKELIGLLDGIGSEMGRCGNNINQLARYANILNKNGRLSPVVMERFNLLFDIYIQNQKALEIALRKIIRLLGR
- a CDS encoding relaxase/mobilization nuclease domain-containing protein, translated to MIVRIMPSAKEFKAVSYNTNKIDKDKGELMKVANFGPLQGLQQLRPEDYRNYLKMVSATNKHVKLPQFHAAISAKGKEYTKDELTAIAVQWLGKMGYGEQPYLLVYHKDTKNNHIHMVTTRVGKDGKKISDSFEKVRAVKQLNVVLGIDEKHDAKSDIAKALTYQVGTKAQFMMVLESLGYTLKQQDGKLAVIKFGKQQDEIDQPLIEERLKNYTPDTDRKVQLKALFHKYAAGYDTTLIKKYGKYTSGFAAFLKEKLGIDLIFHASGDKPPYGYTVVDHAGKTVFKGGEIMSLKELLALQKDDRFEAETVVAAHRKQADSAHGEEQRDYYAAILKAALYNYPDFIQGLYHQGLTLTRQGEDFYLGDPGTGVYMDTADLLEEKDFGHMAEQFSQYTEMQEEINRQHIYIPEPYIAPDIDDEAIHGRNRRRKKKARTNHR
- a CDS encoding ParA family protein, with the protein product MVIIVGNQKGGAGKSTLTLLLANYLTRSKDCKVTVLDMDYQQSISQKFEKAKILENAEPYEVLAYSLADFPEMEDTIKSSPKDIVLIDLPGKLDDDGLIRVFKAADIAVCPFSYDEFSFESTVPFALVLKKINPDVQVLFVPNRIKANVKYEIKTEVNEQLNQIGIVTAVIPDRIDFQRANTFQTPLAVHAAIVPVFSHIFQDYIEPHL
- a CDS encoding DUF4134 family protein, coding for MRRFLISGCCCLLALRASAQPGIDEMQQAQQQLASSFFSAMDFALVLAGLFGIIGAVRIYHNWQLGHPRIDEAVAAWFFAAVFMVMAGAFLRAVFGI
- a CDS encoding DUF4134 domain-containing protein → MNKLKTMWATAVVLALGTASAFAQNGVTGINSATTSLKTYVGPVTNVVLVIGGIVGIVGAIRVYSKWNSGDQDINKELMGWGGSCVFLVVSAVVIKAFFGLT
- a CDS encoding plasmid transfer protein codes for the protein MARRYAIYKGLQKPLVYRGFKGKFIFWGVGALLAGLVLGGLTIALINMWLGALVLVGCIVGGLLYIANKQKNGLHSKSGDKAIYIHPSSLKKINRHGKTSI